In the Pseudomonas sp. DTU_2021_1001937_2_SI_NGA_ILE_001 genome, one interval contains:
- a CDS encoding DUF1652 domain-containing protein: MKQVGPMNKVTFPNACQLMRWHFHPVGFEATMDAPGSMVARLFDRASGQTFVAIAGLPCATVMHARDVEIIIEAIETEMELFGLPAAASHAS, translated from the coding sequence ATGAAACAGGTGGGTCCCATGAACAAGGTCACGTTTCCCAACGCCTGCCAGCTCATGCGCTGGCATTTCCATCCGGTCGGCTTCGAGGCCACCATGGATGCTCCCGGCAGCATGGTCGCCCGTCTGTTCGACCGGGCCAGTGGCCAGACCTTCGTGGCGATCGCAGGCCTGCCCTGTGCCACGGTGATGCATGCCCGTGACGTGGAAATCATCATCGAAGCCATCGAGACGGAGATGGAACTGTTCGGCCTACCGGCCGCTGCCTCACACGCCTCCTGA
- a CDS encoding extracellular solute-binding protein, whose protein sequence is MLKKAMLGLVLLATAAQGAETVNIANWTDYIAPDTLANFKAATGIQSHYTTYESNRELNVKLLARHSGYDVVVPSIHFMAQQIAVGALKPLDKSRLPNWNNLNPVLLKALQVSDPGNAHGFPYLWGSTGIAYNRDKVKALLGDKAPVDSWDLIFKPENISKLAKCGVAVVRNAPEMLPIALNYLDLPPHSTSVADYAKAEALLASIKPYITSFQLDGFTQDLIQGKTCVAVGLSGDIAMAQQAAQGSDVHIDYVVPKEGAPMWFDMVAMPVDAPNEKAAYAFMNYLLRPDVIANISNRMRYANGNEKADALIIPSVWNDKTVYPSDDTISRMFVLENVTPEIAALRDQIWNRIKTGE, encoded by the coding sequence ATGTTGAAGAAAGCCATGTTGGGACTGGTGTTACTGGCCACCGCTGCGCAGGGCGCCGAGACGGTGAACATCGCCAACTGGACCGATTACATCGCGCCAGACACCCTCGCCAATTTCAAGGCCGCGACCGGTATCCAAAGCCACTACACCACCTATGAAAGCAATCGCGAGCTGAACGTCAAACTGCTGGCCCGGCATTCGGGTTACGACGTGGTGGTTCCCTCCATTCATTTCATGGCGCAGCAGATTGCCGTCGGCGCCCTGAAGCCTCTCGACAAGAGCCGTCTGCCCAACTGGAACAACCTCAACCCGGTGCTGCTCAAGGCACTGCAGGTCAGCGACCCCGGCAATGCCCACGGGTTTCCCTACCTTTGGGGCAGTACCGGCATCGCCTACAACCGCGACAAGGTCAAGGCGCTGCTCGGCGACAAGGCTCCGGTGGATTCCTGGGACCTGATCTTCAAGCCCGAGAACATCAGCAAGCTGGCCAAATGCGGTGTGGCCGTGGTGAGGAATGCCCCCGAAATGCTGCCCATCGCCCTCAACTACCTTGACCTGCCGCCGCACAGCACCTCGGTGGCCGACTACGCCAAGGCCGAAGCGCTGCTCGCCAGCATCAAGCCTTACATCACCTCGTTCCAGCTCGATGGCTTCACCCAGGACCTGATCCAAGGCAAGACCTGCGTCGCGGTGGGGTTGTCCGGTGACATTGCCATGGCCCAGCAGGCCGCACAGGGCAGCGACGTGCATATCGACTACGTGGTGCCGAAGGAAGGCGCGCCGATGTGGTTCGACATGGTCGCCATGCCGGTCGATGCACCCAACGAGAAGGCCGCCTATGCCTTCATGAACTACCTGCTGCGCCCGGACGTGATCGCCAATATCAGTAACCGCATGCGCTACGCCAACGGCAATGAAAAGGCCGACGCGCTGATCATTCCGTCGGTGTGGAACGACAAGACCGTGTACCCCTCGGACGACACGATCAGCCGCATGTTCGTGCTGGAGAACGTCACCCCGGAGATTGCGGCGTTGCGTGACCAGATCTGGAACCGGATCAAGACCGGGGAATGA
- a CDS encoding polysaccharide deacetylase family protein yields MNVVLNALVLALAVLLAGCIGPPIPLTERTVENLRQQAPVRFVLSFDDGPSGSDFYNPTARILDDLADNPVMPGIKAVFFVQTGAIGGGGTATGRELMRREGRERHVLGFHTATPRHTNHRSLSPEALEQALTDGLRIIQAETGQHATLVRPPFWNYDRRTFAAYQQKGLSVLLTDLSANDGKIYGFNMSPRRRENLLLQVSQVRERIAHGELPVVDGATPVVVTFHDVNRYTARHIQEYLQILLDSAQADGLPLAAKPFYDDPEELLRAATARTVRDASEPVRLPGWWNWIWDRNSH; encoded by the coding sequence ATGAACGTCGTACTCAACGCCCTGGTTCTGGCCCTCGCCGTGTTGTTGGCCGGTTGCATCGGTCCACCCATCCCCCTTACCGAGCGTACCGTGGAAAACCTGCGCCAGCAGGCCCCGGTGCGTTTCGTGCTGAGCTTCGATGACGGCCCCAGTGGCTCGGACTTCTATAACCCCACGGCGCGAATCCTCGACGACCTGGCCGACAATCCGGTGATGCCGGGCATCAAGGCGGTGTTCTTCGTACAGACCGGCGCCATCGGCGGGGGCGGCACCGCCACCGGTCGCGAACTGATGCGCCGTGAAGGGCGCGAGCGGCATGTGCTGGGCTTCCATACCGCCACCCCACGGCATACCAACCACCGTTCGCTGAGTCCCGAAGCGTTGGAGCAGGCGCTGACCGACGGGTTGCGCATCATCCAGGCCGAAACCGGACAGCACGCCACGCTGGTGCGCCCGCCATTCTGGAACTACGACCGACGCACCTTTGCCGCTTACCAGCAGAAGGGCCTGAGCGTGCTGCTCACCGACCTGAGTGCCAATGATGGCAAGATCTACGGCTTCAACATGAGCCCGCGGCGGCGTGAGAACCTGCTGCTGCAGGTGTCGCAGGTGCGCGAGCGCATCGCCCATGGCGAACTGCCGGTGGTGGACGGCGCCACACCAGTGGTGGTGACCTTCCATGATGTGAACCGCTACACCGCGCGGCACATCCAGGAATACCTGCAGATTCTCCTCGACAGCGCCCAGGCCGACGGCCTGCCACTGGCCGCGAAACCCTTCTACGACGACCCCGAAGAACTGCTGCGCGCCGCCACCGCACGTACCGTGCGCGACGCCAGCGAGCCGGTGCGCCTGCCCGGTTGGTGGAACTGGATCTGGGACCGTAACAGCCATTGA
- a CDS encoding LysR substrate-binding domain-containing protein, which yields MNPRRLTPSMSLLLAFEAAARHGSFTKAADELALTQSAVSRQVQALEAQLEVELFKRDGRRIELTPTGALYQHELAAALGRIRSATLQTIAHKSQVGTLNLAVLPTFGSRWLLPQMHDFYARHPGFVVHIHSRIALADLSVAAQDMNALICAGDGNWPGYIAHPLMVEQLLVVASPSALPDHAALQPADVTRHSLLSVVSRPHAWSDWFEHNGLDHHVMRPGPSFEVTSHLIQAVAAGIGIALVPSVLVRDELAKGELVSLFAPMNSGRSYYLAYPARFQNLPSLVVFRDWLLARDC from the coding sequence ATGAATCCGCGCCGACTCACTCCGTCAATGTCCCTGCTGCTGGCCTTCGAAGCCGCCGCGCGGCATGGCAGCTTCACCAAGGCCGCCGATGAACTGGCGCTGACTCAGAGCGCGGTCAGCCGCCAGGTGCAGGCGCTGGAGGCGCAACTGGAAGTCGAGCTGTTCAAGCGTGACGGCCGACGCATCGAACTGACTCCCACCGGGGCGCTGTACCAGCATGAGTTGGCTGCCGCGCTGGGGCGCATCCGCAGCGCGACGCTGCAGACCATCGCCCATAAATCGCAGGTCGGCACCCTGAACCTGGCGGTGCTGCCGACCTTCGGCTCGCGCTGGTTGCTGCCACAGATGCATGATTTCTATGCTCGGCACCCCGGTTTCGTGGTGCACATCCATTCGCGCATCGCCCTGGCCGACCTCAGCGTCGCTGCCCAGGACATGAACGCGCTGATCTGTGCCGGCGACGGCAACTGGCCCGGCTACATCGCCCACCCGCTGATGGTCGAGCAACTGCTGGTGGTGGCCAGCCCAAGCGCCCTGCCCGACCACGCCGCCCTGCAACCGGCGGACGTGACGCGGCACTCGCTGCTCAGTGTGGTTTCACGACCGCACGCCTGGTCGGACTGGTTCGAGCACAACGGCCTGGACCACCACGTGATGCGCCCAGGCCCGAGCTTCGAGGTCACCTCGCACCTGATCCAGGCGGTCGCCGCCGGTATCGGCATCGCCCTGGTGCCTAGCGTGCTGGTGCGCGATGAATTGGCCAAGGGTGAGCTGGTCAGCCTGTTTGCGCCCATGAACAGCGGCCGCAGCTATTACCTGGCCTACCCGGCGCGCTTCCAGAACCTGCCGTCGCTGGTGGTGTTCCGCGACTGGCTGCTGGCGAGGGATTGCTGA
- a CDS encoding FAD-binding and (Fe-S)-binding domain-containing protein yields MIAQLKPASPQADLYERFLSALSRAGFAGEIARDHGSRSVLGTDNSIYQRLPQAAVFPRDADDVQIVARLAGSPEFQQVVLTPRGGGTGTNGQSLTDGVVVDLSRHMNRILEINVEERWVRVQTGVVKDQLNAALKAHGLFFAPELSTSNRATLGGMINTDASGQGSCTYGKTRDHVLDLHTVLLGGECIHSRPLDAATLDAAKAGTDRAAEVYRCAQGIADEQAQLIKDIFPPLNRCLTGYDLAHLREEDGRFNLNSVLCGSEGSLGFIVEARLNVLPIPKYSILVNVRYASFMEALRDAKALMAHKPLSIETVDSKVLMLAMQDIVWHGVAEYFPAGGEVPTLGINLIEFSGDELDEVERRVHEFVEHLQRDTSVVRLGHTLAVGSAAVNRVYAMRKRAVGLLGNVKGEARPQPFVEDTAVPPENLADFIQAFRDLLDSHGLQYGMFGHVDAGVLHVRPILDMKDPAQAALIRPISDQVAALTQKYGGLLWGEHGKGLRSQYVPGYFGELYPALQALKAAFDPHNQLNPGKIATPATKPEARLTLVDEVQLRGDLDRSIDERVWQSYESAVHCNGNGACYNYDPNDAMCPSWKATRDRVHSPKGRASLIREWLRLQGQQNIDVLAASVQARSAGFFQGLAGRVRNSLARRRGEADFSHEVYDAMAGCLACKSCAGQCPIKVNVPDFRSRFLELYHTRYLRPLKDYLIGSLEFSIPYLARFPKLYNGLMSARPVRYLLEHVAGMVDSPLLSLMDFRAACARWNVAIATPERLARLSAEQRQRTVILVQDAFTRYFETHLVADWLELISRLGYQVYLAPFAPNGKPLQVQGFMAAFEKAAAYNAQTLRSLQGYDIPLVGLDPAMTLVYRQEYAKTLGEQAPTVLLPQEWLAQAQLPEFAETGQAFRFLPHCTEKTNEPGSVGLWQKAYARLGLTLEVLPSGCCGMSGTYGHETRNVKTSAIIYQQSWQPLVAKHAADGGLVADGYSCRSQVKRQDGKVVLHPLQVLLQQLRSA; encoded by the coding sequence ATGATTGCCCAGCTCAAGCCTGCCAGCCCCCAGGCCGACCTTTATGAACGCTTTCTCAGTGCCCTGAGCCGTGCCGGCTTCGCTGGCGAGATCGCCCGGGACCATGGTTCGCGCAGCGTGCTGGGCACTGACAACTCCATCTACCAGCGCCTGCCGCAGGCGGCGGTGTTTCCCCGCGACGCCGATGACGTGCAGATCGTCGCGCGCCTGGCCGGCAGCCCGGAGTTCCAGCAGGTGGTGCTGACCCCACGGGGTGGTGGGACCGGCACCAACGGCCAGTCGCTGACCGACGGTGTGGTGGTCGACCTGTCGCGGCACATGAACCGCATCCTGGAAATCAACGTCGAAGAGCGCTGGGTGCGGGTGCAGACCGGGGTGGTCAAGGACCAGCTCAACGCGGCGCTCAAGGCCCATGGCCTGTTCTTCGCCCCGGAGCTGTCGACCTCCAACCGCGCCACCCTCGGCGGCATGATCAACACCGATGCCAGCGGCCAGGGCAGCTGCACCTACGGCAAGACCCGTGACCACGTGCTGGACCTGCATACCGTGCTGCTCGGTGGCGAGTGCATTCACAGCCGCCCCCTTGACGCAGCCACCCTCGACGCGGCCAAGGCCGGCACCGACCGCGCCGCCGAGGTGTACCGCTGCGCTCAGGGCATTGCCGATGAACAGGCGCAATTGATCAAGGATATTTTCCCGCCGCTCAACCGCTGCCTGACCGGCTACGACCTGGCGCACCTGCGTGAAGAGGACGGTCGCTTCAATCTCAACAGCGTGCTGTGCGGTTCTGAAGGTTCGCTGGGCTTCATCGTCGAGGCGCGCCTGAATGTGCTGCCGATTCCCAAGTACTCGATTCTGGTCAACGTGCGCTACGCCAGCTTCATGGAGGCGCTGCGCGATGCCAAGGCGTTGATGGCGCACAAGCCGCTGTCCATCGAGACGGTGGACTCCAAGGTGCTGATGCTGGCCATGCAGGACATCGTCTGGCACGGCGTGGCCGAGTATTTCCCGGCCGGTGGCGAGGTGCCGACCCTGGGCATCAACCTGATCGAATTCAGTGGCGACGAGCTGGACGAAGTGGAGCGCCGGGTGCATGAGTTCGTCGAGCACCTGCAGCGCGACACCTCGGTGGTGCGCCTCGGCCATACCCTGGCGGTGGGCAGTGCCGCCGTGAACCGCGTGTATGCCATGCGCAAGCGTGCGGTGGGCCTGCTCGGCAACGTCAAGGGCGAGGCGCGGCCGCAGCCGTTCGTGGAAGACACTGCCGTGCCGCCGGAGAACCTCGCCGACTTCATCCAGGCGTTCCGCGACCTGCTCGACAGCCACGGCCTGCAGTACGGCATGTTCGGCCATGTCGATGCCGGTGTGCTGCACGTGCGGCCGATCCTCGACATGAAGGATCCGGCCCAGGCCGCGTTGATCCGCCCGATCTCCGACCAAGTCGCGGCGCTGACCCAGAAGTACGGCGGTCTGCTGTGGGGCGAACATGGCAAGGGCCTGCGCTCGCAGTACGTGCCCGGCTACTTTGGCGAGCTGTATCCGGCGTTGCAGGCGCTCAAGGCAGCCTTCGACCCGCACAACCAGCTCAACCCCGGCAAGATCGCCACTCCGGCGACAAAGCCGGAGGCCAGGCTGACCCTGGTCGACGAAGTGCAGCTGCGTGGTGACCTGGACCGCAGCATCGACGAGCGCGTATGGCAGAGCTACGAGAGCGCGGTGCACTGCAACGGCAACGGTGCCTGCTACAACTACGACCCCAACGACGCCATGTGCCCGTCGTGGAAGGCCACCCGCGACCGTGTGCATTCGCCCAAGGGCCGCGCCTCGCTGATCCGCGAATGGCTGCGTCTGCAAGGCCAGCAGAACATCGACGTACTGGCCGCCAGCGTGCAGGCGCGTTCGGCCGGTTTCTTCCAGGGCCTGGCGGGCAGGGTGCGCAACAGCCTGGCGCGGCGGCGCGGCGAGGCGGACTTCTCCCATGAGGTGTACGACGCCATGGCCGGCTGCCTGGCGTGCAAGTCGTGCGCCGGCCAGTGTCCGATCAAGGTCAACGTGCCGGATTTCCGCTCGCGCTTCCTGGAGCTGTACCACACCCGTTACCTGCGCCCGCTGAAGGATTACCTGATCGGCTCGCTGGAATTCAGCATTCCGTACCTGGCGCGCTTTCCCAAGCTGTACAACGGCCTGATGAGCGCCAGGCCGGTGCGCTACCTGCTGGAACATGTGGCCGGCATGGTCGACAGCCCGCTGCTCAGCCTCATGGATTTCCGCGCCGCCTGCGCGCGCTGGAACGTCGCCATCGCCACGCCTGAACGCCTGGCGCGACTGAGCGCCGAACAGCGCCAGCGCACCGTGATTCTGGTGCAGGACGCGTTCACCCGCTACTTCGAGACCCACCTGGTCGCCGACTGGCTGGAGCTGATCAGCCGCCTGGGCTACCAGGTGTACCTGGCACCGTTCGCGCCGAACGGCAAGCCGTTGCAGGTACAGGGCTTCATGGCCGCGTTCGAGAAGGCCGCCGCCTACAACGCGCAGACCCTGCGCAGCCTGCAAGGCTACGACATCCCGCTGGTGGGCCTGGACCCGGCGATGACCCTGGTGTACCGCCAGGAGTACGCCAAGACCCTCGGCGAACAGGCGCCTACCGTGTTGCTGCCGCAGGAATGGCTGGCCCAGGCGCAACTGCCGGAATTCGCCGAGACCGGCCAGGCGTTCCGCTTCCTGCCGCACTGCACAGAGAAGACCAACGAGCCGGGCAGCGTCGGCCTGTGGCAGAAGGCCTATGCGCGCCTGGGGCTCACGCTGGAGGTGCTGCCCAGCGGCTGCTGCGGCATGTCCGGTACCTACGGCCATGAAACCCGCAACGTTAAGACCTCGGCGATCATCTACCAGCAATCCTGGCAGCCCCTGGTCGCCAAACATGCCGCCGATGGCGGGCTGGTTGCCGACGGCTACTCGTGCCGCAGCCAGGTCAAGCGCCAGGATGGCAAGGTAGTGCTGCATCCGTTGCAGGTGTTGTTGCAGCAACTGCGCAGTGCGTGA
- a CDS encoding Gfo/Idh/MocA family oxidoreductase, producing MPSEDGKIRYGVVGGGSISQGAFMPGVGQTDNSVLAALVTGDPQKAEKLAALYGIKAYRYEDYDKLLKSGEIDAVYVATPNFRHTEFVIPALEAGIHVLLEKPMATSEADCHAMIEAANRTGSKLMVAYRLHSEPGTLEIIERVRAGEFGEPRLFTSTFTQTVKASNHRSKHGFAAGPVPDMGPYPLNMVRQLFGDEPIEVTAFGSKDPKHDIGTWDTVTVALRFPGERLAHFTVSYSLPDSERFQLIGSEGEVEASPCFGYGEGVAIGYRAKRGDSCREHVHPVVDQFAGETAYFSACILNDQTPEADGQEGWRDVRVVAAIERALQTGRPQTLEHVPGRRGPQRSQAREFPLAKVPEMIDTESPTE from the coding sequence ATGCCAAGTGAAGACGGCAAGATCCGGTATGGGGTCGTAGGCGGCGGATCGATTTCCCAAGGGGCGTTCATGCCAGGCGTAGGGCAGACCGACAATTCGGTGCTCGCCGCGCTGGTCACCGGCGACCCGCAGAAGGCCGAGAAACTGGCCGCGTTATACGGCATCAAGGCGTACCGCTACGAGGACTACGACAAACTTCTGAAGTCCGGCGAAATCGACGCCGTGTATGTGGCCACGCCGAATTTCCGCCATACCGAGTTCGTGATTCCGGCGCTGGAAGCGGGCATTCATGTGCTGCTGGAAAAACCCATGGCCACCAGCGAAGCCGATTGCCACGCGATGATCGAGGCCGCCAACCGCACCGGCAGCAAGCTGATGGTCGCCTATCGACTGCACAGCGAGCCGGGCACCCTGGAGATCATCGAGCGGGTGCGCGCGGGCGAGTTCGGTGAACCGCGCCTGTTCACCTCCACCTTCACCCAGACCGTCAAGGCCAGCAACCACCGCTCCAAGCATGGCTTCGCCGCCGGCCCGGTGCCGGACATGGGGCCTTATCCGCTGAACATGGTGCGTCAACTGTTCGGCGACGAGCCGATCGAGGTCACCGCATTTGGCAGCAAAGACCCCAAGCACGACATCGGCACCTGGGACACGGTGACCGTGGCCTTGCGCTTCCCCGGTGAGCGCCTGGCACATTTCACCGTCAGCTACAGCCTGCCCGACAGCGAGCGCTTCCAACTGATCGGCAGTGAAGGGGAGGTCGAGGCGTCACCCTGTTTCGGCTATGGGGAAGGTGTAGCAATTGGTTATCGCGCCAAGCGCGGCGATAGCTGCCGCGAGCATGTACACCCGGTGGTCGACCAGTTCGCCGGGGAGACCGCCTACTTCTCCGCTTGCATCCTCAACGACCAGACACCGGAAGCGGATGGCCAGGAAGGCTGGCGCGATGTGCGCGTGGTGGCGGCCATCGAGCGGGCACTGCAAACCGGCCGGCCGCAGACGCTGGAGCATGTGCCAGGGCGTCGCGGCCCGCAGCGCAGCCAGGCGCGCGAGTTCCCGCTCGCCAAGGTGCCGGAGATGATTGATACCGAATCTCCAACCGAGTAA
- a CDS encoding sensor domain-containing diguanylate cyclase, with the protein MKPFSLLSGRMTSRALSIWIAFFISLVCVSLILATLWQIKQSANERLASARSAVLNIVRATEQQATDTVRQADNTLRNIAERIETDGLGTAQLERLAQLMKHNVVEVEGLQGLFVYDAQGNWIANSFSQIQVGLNNSDRDYFIWHRDNSSAAVHIGSIVVSRTTGELIVPISRRLNHPDGRFAGVALATVPVAYFQAFFQRMAVDEQGVIFLALVNGDLLARRPTIEKIMTTNLAKGEIFSKYLPVADQGTAIVTSVVDGVERLYAYQRIPGLPLVTAAGLSMQSVYASWWEYVWRSFALTGVMILVLGLLGGLIWRQVQQLMVAEKRLGKAHRELELLARTDGLTGVANRRAFDIALQREWAQAEHRGLGVILLDIDWFKQYNDRYGHLDGDQCLRRMAALLSDQLDADHGLVARYGGEEFVILLPGSDLTQAAAAAERIRAAVAEAQWVHAGSPLGVVSISAGVASTSGLAAGSAMALLQRADGLLYKAKQQGRNRICQG; encoded by the coding sequence ATGAAGCCTTTCTCGCTGTTGTCTGGTCGCATGACCTCCAGGGCTTTGTCGATCTGGATCGCGTTCTTCATCAGCCTGGTGTGCGTTTCGCTGATCCTGGCCACGCTTTGGCAGATCAAGCAGTCAGCGAACGAGCGTCTGGCCAGCGCACGCAGTGCGGTGCTCAACATCGTGCGCGCCACCGAACAGCAAGCCACCGACACCGTACGCCAGGCCGACAACACCTTGCGCAACATCGCCGAGCGTATCGAGACCGACGGCCTGGGTACGGCGCAGCTCGAACGCCTGGCGCAACTGATGAAGCACAACGTGGTCGAGGTTGAAGGACTGCAAGGTTTGTTCGTCTACGATGCGCAGGGAAACTGGATTGCCAATTCGTTCAGCCAGATACAGGTTGGACTCAACAACAGTGACCGCGACTACTTCATCTGGCATCGGGACAACTCCAGCGCTGCCGTGCATATCGGATCCATCGTCGTCAGCCGTACCACGGGTGAGCTTATCGTGCCGATCAGCCGCCGCCTCAACCATCCGGACGGGCGCTTCGCTGGCGTGGCGCTGGCGACGGTACCGGTGGCCTATTTCCAGGCGTTTTTCCAGCGCATGGCGGTGGATGAGCAGGGTGTGATCTTCCTGGCGCTGGTCAACGGCGACCTCCTGGCGCGGCGGCCCACCATTGAAAAAATCATGACCACCAATCTGGCCAAGGGCGAAATCTTCAGCAAGTACCTGCCCGTGGCCGATCAGGGCACGGCGATCGTGACTTCGGTGGTGGATGGGGTCGAGCGGCTGTATGCCTATCAGCGTATTCCGGGGCTGCCGCTGGTTACCGCCGCCGGCCTGTCGATGCAGTCGGTGTACGCGTCCTGGTGGGAGTACGTCTGGCGTTCGTTCGCGCTTACCGGGGTGATGATCCTGGTGCTCGGTCTGCTCGGCGGATTGATCTGGCGCCAGGTGCAGCAACTGATGGTTGCCGAGAAACGCCTGGGCAAAGCGCACCGCGAACTGGAACTGCTGGCCCGTACCGACGGGCTGACCGGCGTCGCCAACCGTCGCGCCTTTGATATCGCCCTGCAACGCGAATGGGCTCAAGCCGAGCATCGCGGGCTGGGCGTCATCCTGCTGGATATCGACTGGTTCAAGCAGTACAACGACCGCTACGGCCACCTGGACGGCGATCAGTGCCTGAGGCGCATGGCTGCGCTGTTGTCTGATCAGCTTGATGCTGACCACGGCCTGGTGGCTCGGTATGGCGGGGAAGAATTCGTCATTCTGCTCCCCGGCAGCGACCTGACACAGGCCGCTGCGGCGGCCGAGCGGATACGGGCTGCCGTGGCCGAGGCGCAATGGGTGCACGCGGGCAGCCCGCTTGGCGTGGTGTCGATCAGCGCCGGGGTCGCCAGTACTTCGGGCCTCGCTGCAGGCAGTGCAATGGCGCTCCTGCAACGGGCCGATGGCCTGTTGTACAAGGCCAAGCAGCAGGGTCGTAATCGGATTTGCCAGGGCTAG
- a CDS encoding signal peptidase II — MRQLLRAPAFALVAGVLFILFDQWVKLVALTRLAHESLRYGSSSLWLDVALSLNPGAFLSLGAGLPLLLKQAIFVIAVGLVVAWAIRWSLSHWSIATAKAAAVYLIALGGASNLFDRVYRDGHVVDYLVLNLGSLHTGVFNIADMAIMAGAFYLIVEGLRRPSQA, encoded by the coding sequence ATGCGCCAGTTATTGAGAGCCCCTGCCTTCGCCTTAGTGGCCGGGGTGCTGTTCATCCTCTTCGACCAGTGGGTCAAGCTCGTGGCCCTGACACGCCTGGCCCACGAGAGCTTGCGGTATGGAAGCAGCAGCCTGTGGCTCGACGTGGCGTTGAGCCTCAACCCTGGTGCGTTCTTAAGCCTCGGAGCCGGCCTGCCACTGCTGCTCAAGCAGGCCATCTTCGTCATCGCGGTCGGCCTGGTGGTGGCCTGGGCCATCAGGTGGTCGCTGTCGCACTGGAGCATCGCCACGGCCAAGGCCGCAGCGGTGTACCTGATCGCATTGGGTGGGGCTTCGAACCTGTTCGACCGGGTCTACCGCGACGGTCATGTGGTGGACTACCTGGTGCTCAACCTCGGCAGCCTGCACACCGGCGTATTCAACATCGCCGACATGGCGATCATGGCCGGAGCCTTTTATCTCATCGTCGAGGGGCTGCGGCGCCCGAGCCAGGCCTAA
- a CDS encoding RidA family protein, translated as MAGNADRTISTRQAAAPGGHYVQGLRHANTLFISGQLPIHPGGGHSHDAPFEVQAMIALDNLLAVLRAAGGEIHDLLQVRVYLVGVQHWPTFDRLYAQVLGEHRPARAIVPVAELHHGYQVEVEAIASVHEGLE; from the coding sequence ATGGCTGGTAATGCGGACCGCACGATAAGCACCCGACAGGCCGCAGCGCCTGGCGGTCATTACGTTCAGGGTTTGCGGCACGCCAATACGCTGTTCATTTCCGGGCAGTTGCCGATACACCCTGGCGGCGGACACAGCCACGACGCGCCGTTCGAAGTCCAGGCAATGATCGCCTTGGATAATCTGCTGGCCGTGCTGCGAGCGGCGGGAGGCGAAATCCACGATCTGCTGCAGGTGAGGGTCTATCTGGTAGGCGTGCAGCACTGGCCGACCTTCGATCGACTCTATGCCCAGGTATTGGGTGAACATCGCCCAGCCCGGGCAATCGTTCCGGTCGCGGAGCTGCACCACGGCTATCAGGTCGAGGTGGAAGCCATCGCCAGCGTGCACGAAGGCCTGGAGTAA